Part of the Jatrophihabitans sp. GAS493 genome, CCACCAGCAGCAGGAGCAGGCTCTGCGAGACCCAGACCGAGAAGACCGAGCTCGCGTAGGCCTGCGCGAAGCCGTTGGTTACCCAGCCGAAGAGGATCAGCCCGAGGGCGAAGACGACGCTGCGGCCGATCGGCCAGCTGAGGCCGCGGCGGCGTAGCCGTAGCACCGAGCGCACCCACCAGAGGGCGGCCAGTGCGATGACCAGCAGTGCGAGCGGCTGCAGCGACCACTGCGAGAAGAGCACGCCGGCGGTCGGCGGCGGCAGGCTCTCGCTCAGGTTGGGCACCCCTCCATGGTGGCACCTGGGTGGTTGCCGGGGCCGGTCACGGGTCGGATCCGGCTCGGCCCGGGCGGGCTGGAATGATGATCGGCATGCGTATCTTCCTGGGCAGTGACCACGCGGGCTTCGAGCTCAAGGCAGCGCTCATCAGCCACCTCACCGGCCTCGGTCACGACGCCGTGGACTGCGGAGCGCTCAGCTACGACGCACAGGATGACTACCCGTCGTTCTGCATCGACGCCGCCCAGCGGACGGTGGCGGAGCCGGGAACGCTCGGCGTGGTGATCGGCGGTTCGGGCAACGGCGAGCAGATCGCGGCCAACAAGGTGAAGGGCATCCGGGCCGCACTTGTCTGGAGCGACGAGACGGCGATCCTGGCCCGGCAGCACAACAACGCCAACATCATCAGCATCGGCGCCCGCAATCACCCGACCGAGGACGCTCTGCGCTTTGTCGAGCTCTTCGTGGATACCAGCTTCTCCGAAGACCCGCGCCACATCCGGCGCATCGACCAGGTCGCGGCCTACGAGGCGGATGGCACCGTCAACTGAATCGCGCCCTGATTGCGATTGAGCGGCTAGTCGGGTCGCCAGTTCCGGCGCACGATCGACATCTCCCGTTCGGCGTCGGCGAGATCCTGCTCGCTCGGGCGGTTCACGTCCCGGGCCCGCAGTGCCTTGCTCACTGAAATCTGTGAACGTCCGCCGCCGACCAGTTCGTGCAGAGCGCGATCGGCCCGCGACGCCGGGTCGGCCCGGCGCGGTTGCTGTTTCGAGTTGGCCACCCGGCCATGGTCGCCGATTCCGGGCCGAGAAGCCAGCCTGGGGCTCGGAGACCGGTGTGGAGCAGTGAATCCGCCAC contains:
- a CDS encoding ribose-5-phosphate isomerase — protein: MRIFLGSDHAGFELKAALISHLTGLGHDAVDCGALSYDAQDDYPSFCIDAAQRTVAEPGTLGVVIGGSGNGEQIAANKVKGIRAALVWSDETAILARQHNNANIISIGARNHPTEDALRFVELFVDTSFSEDPRHIRRIDQVAAYEADGTVN